A single region of the Streptomyces sp. NBC_01262 genome encodes:
- a CDS encoding AAA family ATPase, whose product MELSDGKTVDVYPLVGVFGANASGKSNVIAALTKMREAVLGSYAQWTSRQGIPRDEFALDAKSAAEPTFYEADFVLEDQVRWTYGFELGAERVEAEWLHSYPKGRRQVWLDRDARRAEPFEFPGERVQDRARLARTTRQNALLLSRAANDNHPQLTRIYDWFKLNLWDINPEVERLEREGYTAGHLLDDRFRERIEELMRVADLGISGARVEQRLGERPVVRLLHHGEGGEAVPMDWQSESFGTRSWFALIGPLLRALDDGAVLLIDELDASLHPRFAAEVVRLFQAPWSNTKGAQLVFTSHDPSLLRAPRGGRPLEPGQIWLTQKDDAGATELYPLSDVEPGAEEDLMDSYLAGSFGAVPRVTEGQIGRRVLKARAGETGRD is encoded by the coding sequence GTGGAACTCTCTGACGGCAAGACCGTGGATGTCTATCCGCTGGTAGGAGTCTTCGGCGCGAACGCCTCCGGCAAATCGAATGTGATCGCCGCTCTCACGAAGATGCGGGAAGCCGTCCTCGGCTCGTACGCGCAGTGGACCTCCCGGCAGGGCATCCCCCGGGACGAGTTCGCCTTGGACGCGAAGTCCGCCGCCGAACCCACCTTTTACGAAGCCGACTTCGTCCTGGAAGACCAGGTCCGCTGGACGTACGGCTTCGAGCTGGGTGCGGAGCGGGTGGAGGCCGAGTGGCTGCACTCGTATCCGAAAGGCCGGCGGCAGGTATGGCTCGACCGTGACGCCAGGCGAGCAGAGCCCTTCGAATTCCCGGGCGAGCGCGTGCAGGACCGTGCACGGCTGGCCAGGACGACTCGGCAAAATGCGCTGCTGCTGTCCCGCGCGGCCAATGACAACCACCCGCAGCTCACCCGGATCTACGACTGGTTCAAGCTCAACCTGTGGGACATCAATCCGGAGGTGGAGCGCCTGGAACGGGAGGGCTACACCGCCGGACACCTGCTCGACGACAGATTCCGGGAACGCATCGAAGAACTGATGCGTGTGGCCGACCTCGGTATCAGCGGGGCCAGGGTCGAGCAACGGCTCGGTGAGCGCCCCGTCGTCCGGCTGCTGCACCATGGCGAGGGCGGCGAAGCCGTCCCGATGGACTGGCAGAGCGAGTCATTCGGGACCCGCTCGTGGTTCGCGCTGATCGGGCCGCTGCTGCGGGCCCTCGACGACGGGGCGGTCCTGCTGATTGACGAACTGGACGCCAGTCTGCACCCGCGTTTCGCCGCCGAGGTCGTGCGGCTCTTCCAGGCCCCGTGGAGCAATACGAAGGGTGCACAGCTCGTCTTCACCTCCCACGACCCGTCACTGCTCAGAGCTCCCAGGGGCGGGCGTCCTCTGGAGCCTGGACAGATCTGGCTGACGCAGAAGGACGACGCGGGAGCGACTGAGTTGTACCCGCTCAGCGACGTGGAGCCGGGCGCGGAGGAGGACCTCATGGACTCATATCTCGCGGGATCCTTCGGAGCGGTCCCCCGGGTCACGGAAGGGCAGATCGGACGCAGGGTGCTGAAGGCACGGGCAGGGGAGACGGGACGCGACTGA
- a CDS encoding RloB family protein: MVRTRGRESVQRARQPRGERAREVFVFTEGEVTEPEFVEWVVKNGTRATPEHRVHHFIANAQVSGARRKPVPLVRDAVDKLKKAERAAKEAGLRQDAWNWPQVWCLFDRDQHQGIPTAFAEARQAGVRIAYSHPCFELWRLLHFQNYTSTFGGVCDSVVDRLKHHPRFIESYGPAGSVSPDDAKRIRPGQLDDGYKKARQYAERINGQHGGPDQTRWDPYTNVWQFVEDGLGIADY; encoded by the coding sequence ATGGTCAGGACCAGGGGGCGGGAGTCGGTTCAGCGCGCGAGACAGCCACGCGGTGAGCGTGCGCGCGAGGTTTTCGTCTTCACCGAAGGGGAGGTCACAGAGCCCGAATTCGTCGAGTGGGTCGTCAAAAACGGCACCCGCGCGACTCCGGAGCACCGGGTCCACCACTTCATCGCGAATGCTCAGGTGTCGGGTGCCCGACGCAAGCCAGTGCCGCTCGTCAGGGACGCCGTTGACAAGCTCAAGAAGGCCGAGCGCGCCGCGAAGGAGGCCGGACTGCGCCAGGACGCCTGGAACTGGCCGCAGGTGTGGTGCCTGTTCGACCGCGATCAGCACCAGGGCATCCCGACTGCCTTCGCGGAGGCTCGCCAAGCGGGCGTGCGCATCGCGTACTCGCACCCGTGCTTCGAGCTGTGGCGGCTGCTGCACTTCCAGAACTACACGAGCACGTTCGGCGGCGTCTGCGACAGCGTGGTGGACCGACTGAAGCACCACCCGCGGTTCATCGAGAGCTACGGTCCGGCCGGTTCGGTGTCGCCGGACGACGCCAAACGCATCAGGCCCGGCCAGCTGGACGACGGCTACAAGAAGGCCCGCCAGTACGCCGAGCGAATCAATGGCCAGCACGGGGGACCGGATCAAACCCGCTGGGATCCGTACACCAACGTCTGGCAGTTCGTCGAGGATGGCCTCGGCATCGCCGATTACTGA
- a CDS encoding N-6 DNA methylase — MARMTVERLERRLMEAADLLRGSLEPAEYAPVIGALLHLKQANDRYGDTLPKAARWARLTEASDGLPAEERLRAVFAALANEGPQSAEAASLPPGGTTKRSHAGMTRVIEHFGRLRLGDDDLAHPDVLGDAFESLLRWSADAASRKGGEFYTPRGVVRLLTALGRPGAGMRVYDPCVGTGGMLIDARRYVRDHGGDAGSLFLAGQDANSGCLLLASLNMQLHGAERYSLTQGDALTHPKAPGDGFDLVVSNPPFSMDYSLAVVPHAAERMPYGTTSERGKADLMFLQHMLHMAQGRNGSVVTVMPQGVLFRGAGEREIRTRLLDADLIEAVIALSPNLFYGTGIPACVLVLRAAQRPESRHRGRVLFINAEGEYCAGRAQNVLLPEHVEKIAATFHSRTEVPGFSKFVTRETLTENADNLTVHRYVRHEAATERQDLRAHLEGGMPAVEVAAAKPLLDAYGVQPTDLFQERAGDSEYLDFRARGERPDTRTLTRMAHTRESTLWEAFDKAWESVTAQISAAFRFDSSSVPGQPGRVPWAALRTAVADTVRMPLAQIGLLDSYAVDGLVEDWLGQSEATYRTLAARGFAAVVDDWCADVDDRLTAARPRGRYELDTALEHPVVPALLPGFLSELSAARERADELSAQLKDAKAAEEQGEADLYSDVLAGLPALRRARSAAVRRVRELEADMPLEEARRALDAEGARAVVLGVLRDDLSGRLTRILGERRSEFTALYEAWDAKYGLSFQEIEGRLPGFSATSRALRQTPWSQQSGVDPRHRDAELLFNVIEAEGAIKGEIAKLDIKQHFALLPVLDAVDGRSSDVERLSLGDVVLSLTRGAAGPSSTDTSGLPVIWPSNMTGAGLDLTNLRYLIGSGRVGHRLAPGDVLLGGLRRSDRIGRAYRVAVWRGELPEATHSPHVLHLIPDPARLLPDYLAAWLRHPLVRRRVEALTTASPTSLDRDLLNSDIELPGLEAQQRLVDEIARLAAEQADRRIQHDKAVRIREGLAGRLLGGPLDF; from the coding sequence ATGGCCAGGATGACGGTCGAACGGCTTGAGCGCCGGCTTATGGAAGCGGCGGATCTACTGCGCGGCTCGCTGGAGCCGGCGGAGTACGCACCTGTCATCGGCGCCTTGCTTCATCTGAAGCAGGCCAACGACAGGTACGGCGACACCCTGCCGAAGGCGGCACGCTGGGCCCGACTGACCGAGGCCTCGGATGGATTGCCCGCTGAGGAGCGGCTGCGGGCCGTCTTCGCGGCTCTGGCCAATGAGGGGCCGCAGTCTGCCGAAGCCGCCAGCCTTCCCCCGGGAGGCACCACTAAGCGGTCACACGCCGGGATGACGCGGGTGATTGAGCACTTCGGCCGCCTTCGCCTGGGCGACGACGACCTCGCCCACCCCGATGTGCTGGGCGATGCGTTCGAGTCACTGTTGCGATGGTCGGCTGACGCAGCCAGTCGCAAGGGCGGCGAGTTCTACACTCCTCGCGGCGTCGTCCGATTGCTGACGGCACTCGGACGGCCGGGTGCAGGTATGCGCGTGTACGACCCGTGTGTGGGAACGGGCGGCATGCTGATCGACGCGCGGCGGTACGTGCGCGACCACGGCGGGGACGCGGGCAGCCTGTTCCTCGCCGGCCAGGACGCGAACAGCGGGTGCCTCCTCCTTGCCAGCTTGAACATGCAGTTGCACGGTGCTGAGCGGTACTCGCTGACTCAAGGGGACGCGCTCACCCACCCGAAGGCGCCCGGTGACGGCTTCGACCTGGTGGTAAGCAACCCGCCCTTCTCTATGGACTACAGCCTGGCGGTGGTGCCCCACGCCGCCGAGCGCATGCCGTACGGAACGACGTCCGAACGCGGCAAAGCCGACCTGATGTTCCTCCAACACATGCTGCACATGGCGCAGGGACGGAACGGTTCCGTGGTCACCGTCATGCCACAGGGCGTTCTCTTCCGTGGTGCGGGGGAACGGGAGATCCGTACGCGCCTGCTGGACGCCGACCTGATCGAGGCAGTCATCGCTCTGTCCCCCAACCTCTTCTATGGCACGGGCATTCCCGCCTGTGTGCTGGTGCTCCGGGCCGCCCAGCGTCCCGAATCGCGGCATCGGGGCCGCGTCCTGTTCATCAATGCGGAAGGCGAATACTGCGCCGGGCGGGCGCAGAATGTTCTGCTCCCCGAGCATGTGGAGAAGATCGCCGCCACCTTCCATTCCCGCACGGAAGTGCCTGGATTCTCAAAGTTCGTAACGCGCGAGACACTGACGGAGAACGCCGACAACCTCACCGTCCACCGCTATGTGCGGCACGAGGCGGCGACGGAACGGCAGGACCTGCGCGCCCACCTCGAAGGCGGTATGCCCGCCGTCGAGGTCGCCGCGGCGAAGCCGCTGCTGGACGCGTACGGGGTGCAGCCCACCGATCTCTTCCAGGAGCGGGCCGGAGATTCCGAGTATCTGGACTTCCGTGCCCGGGGAGAGCGCCCGGACACGCGCACGCTGACCCGCATGGCGCACACGCGGGAGAGTACCTTGTGGGAGGCCTTTGACAAGGCTTGGGAGTCCGTCACTGCCCAGATCTCGGCTGCTTTCCGCTTCGACAGCAGCAGCGTTCCGGGGCAGCCGGGCCGAGTGCCGTGGGCAGCTCTACGTACCGCAGTAGCCGACACCGTCCGGATGCCGCTCGCCCAGATCGGCCTGCTGGACAGCTATGCCGTGGACGGTCTGGTCGAAGACTGGCTGGGGCAGAGTGAAGCGACGTACAGGACACTCGCCGCCCGGGGCTTCGCGGCCGTCGTCGACGACTGGTGCGCGGACGTGGACGACAGGCTGACCGCCGCGCGGCCCAGGGGGCGCTACGAACTCGATACTGCTCTTGAACATCCGGTCGTCCCGGCCCTCCTGCCGGGCTTCCTAAGTGAACTCTCCGCCGCCCGGGAGCGGGCCGATGAACTCTCCGCCCAGCTCAAAGACGCGAAGGCCGCGGAGGAGCAGGGGGAGGCCGACCTCTATTCCGACGTCTTGGCGGGGCTGCCCGCCTTGCGCAGGGCTCGTTCGGCGGCAGTCCGTCGGGTACGCGAACTGGAAGCGGACATGCCGCTCGAAGAAGCTCGCCGTGCGCTGGACGCTGAGGGCGCTCGGGCCGTCGTCCTCGGCGTCCTGCGGGACGATCTCTCCGGGCGCCTGACGAGAATTCTGGGCGAGCGCCGTTCGGAATTCACCGCGCTGTACGAGGCGTGGGACGCCAAGTACGGGCTGTCCTTCCAGGAGATCGAGGGCCGCTTGCCGGGCTTCTCGGCCACCTCCCGCGCCCTGCGGCAGACCCCATGGTCGCAACAGAGCGGCGTGGATCCCCGGCACCGGGACGCCGAACTTCTCTTCAACGTCATCGAGGCCGAAGGGGCCATCAAGGGCGAGATCGCCAAACTCGACATCAAACAGCACTTTGCCCTGCTGCCCGTTCTCGACGCCGTTGACGGGCGGAGCTCCGACGTGGAACGGCTGTCCCTGGGCGATGTCGTGCTCTCTCTCACCAGGGGTGCCGCCGGACCGTCTTCCACCGATACGAGCGGGCTTCCCGTGATCTGGCCGAGCAATATGACTGGGGCCGGGCTCGACCTCACCAACCTCCGGTACCTCATCGGCAGCGGGAGGGTGGGACACCGGCTGGCGCCCGGTGACGTACTGCTGGGCGGCCTGCGCAGGTCGGACCGCATTGGTCGGGCCTATCGCGTGGCGGTGTGGCGCGGCGAACTCCCCGAAGCCACCCACTCGCCCCATGTGCTGCACCTGATACCCGACCCGGCCCGCCTGTTGCCGGACTACCTGGCTGCCTGGCTTCGTCACCCCTTGGTACGGCGGCGTGTCGAAGCATTGACGACGGCGTCACCGACGTCTTTGGACAGGGATCTACTCAATTCTGACATCGAGCTCCCCGGTCTGGAGGCACAGCAGCGCCTGGTTGACGAGATCGCTCGCCTCGCGGCGGAGCAGGCCGATCGGCGTATCCAGCACGACAAGGCGGTACGCATCCGTGAAGGGCTGGCAGGCCGTCTGCTGGGGGGTCCGCTGGACTTCTGA